The following coding sequences lie in one Acropora palmata chromosome 3, jaAcrPala1.3, whole genome shotgun sequence genomic window:
- the LOC141875730 gene encoding transmembrane prolyl 4-hydroxylase-like, which yields MGFPGIAIRLVIWSSLYYPHFASNVKIKKFTNPCFVGDEIENTCSDSSESCHEKIGSGLQLVRLDGIKTGHVQWLNDIDSKSVKLITRAMRPVVFEIPEFLSPEECDHIISLAKDSGLKTSNSGFSTYDGDLEEELTQAGSDWTLFPDQLFAAKIDAWDINQDGVIDSEEVKAFAGRHKQLYLKDDEMEEMFERLNITNKLQNGTLAPRPFNELNIKKILRYMNFLKNKSPRHRWRFSEHTWLRQDVTADPVLKGLHERIIKLTKLPRKIVQGGEPMQVVRYEKYGHYHAHMDSTIKGPTVPCCHQNYLRAHDCKVCRFVTILYYLNDVEEGGQTAFLIADNMTTTPDELENSKADTDEFNLSVNCHSANLVIPPTRGTAIMWYNNFIDPDSGLLGEVDRYTSHGGCEVIKGEKWIANNWLTAPTKYSRHIKSIFDNGFD from the exons ATGGGGTTTCCAGGAATAGCAATTAGATTGGTTATTTGGTCGTCCCTGTACTATCCTCATTTTGCTAGTAAcgttaaaatcaagaaatttaCCAATCCTTGTTTTGTGGGAGATGAAATCGAGAACACGTGTTCAGATTCAAGTGAATCTTGCCACGAAAAAATAGGATCAGGCCTCCAGCTCGTCCGCTTGGATGGTATTAAG acaGGTCACGTTCAGTGGTTAAATGATATTGATAGCAAGTCGGTCAAGCTTATTACCCGAGCAATGAGGCCTGTTGTGTTCG AAATCCCAGAATTCCTGTCACCTGAGGAGTGTGATCACATTATCTCACTGGCCAAAGACAGCGGGCTCAAGACTAGTAACTCTGGCTTCTCGACCTATGACGGAGACTTGGAAGAGGAATTGACCCAAGCCG GTAGCGACTGGACACTTTTCCCTGATCAATTATTCGCTGCCAAGATCGACGCCTGGGACATCAACCAAGATGGCGTCATTGACTCTGAAGAG GTGAAAGCATTTGCTGGACGGCACAAGCAACTATATTTAAAGGACGatgaaatggaagaaat GTTTGAACGACTGAATATCAcaaataaacttcaaaatg GCACTCTTGCACCACGACCCTTTAACGAGTTAAATATCAAGAAGATTCTACGGTATATGAATTTCTTGAAGAATAAGAGTCCACGCCACAGGTGGCGTTTCAGTGAGCACACGTGGTTACGACAGGACGTAACCGCTGACCCAGTGTTAAAAGGACTCCATGAAAG AATTATAAAGTTAACCAAACTTCCAAGAAAGATCGTTCAAGGTGGTGAACCAATGCAG GTTGTTCGTTATGAAAAATATGGCCATTATCACGCGCATATGGACTCCACCATTAAAGGTCCCACAGTTCCATGTTGTCATCAAAATTATCTCAGAGCACATGACTGCAAAGTTTGCAG GTTTGTGACAATTTTGTATTATCTTAATGATGTGGAAGAAGGAGGACAAACGGCGTTTTTAATTGCGGATAATATGACAACTACTCCGGAC GAGCTAGAAAATTCTAAAGCTGACACAGACGAATTCAATCTCAGTGTTAACTGTCACTCCGCCAATCTTGTTATACCACCTACAAGGGGCACTGCCATTATGTggtacaataattttattgatccAGACAGCGGCCTCCTTGGGGAGGTGGACCGATATACTTCACATGGAGGATGTGAAGTCATCAAAGGAGAAAAGTGGATCGCCAACAATTGGCTGACGGCTCCAACTAAATACTCAAGACACATCAAGAGCATATTTGATAATGGATTTGATTAA